The window ATGGTTCTATCATGTCTAATACGGAAGCTGCTATTTTTCCAGCAATTCGCATTTTTTGAATTTCTTGATTATTTTTGATATTTATTTTCATTAATATAATTTCCTTTAGTAATAAAATATATATTTTACATTTTATAATATTAAAATATGTATAATAGTAGAATTTATTTTAAAAATATAATTTTTTTAAAAAAAAATATTAAGTTTATTGTTTAATTTTTAAAATTTAATATTAAATTTTATATTCTGTTATGAAAAATGATAATATTATTAGTAAAATATAAGTTGAGATTTATTTTTTTTATCAGGTAAAGAAAAATTTATATTTGTTTTTGTTAAATAAGTGTATGAAATATTTTTAATAAATTTTAGTTTAATTTTTATTTTATAAGGAGAAATATGAATTTAGGTATACGTGAATTATTAGAAGCTGGAGTACATTTTGGACATCGTACTAGATTTTGGAATCCAAAAATGTCTCCTTATATTTTTGGATCTAAAGATAAAATTCATATAATTAATTTAGAAAAGACTTTAATTAAATTAAAAGAAGCTGCGAATTATGTTAGTACATTAGTGATGCATAAAGCAAAAATTCTTTATGTAGGAACAAAAAGAGCAGCTCAAAAAAGTATTTTTGAAAATGCAAATCGATGTAAAATGCCTTACGTTAATCATAGATGGTTGGGTGGCATGTTAACTAATTGGAAAACAGTTCGACAATCTATATTTAGATTAAAAGAGTTAAGAGAAATGAGGAGTAAAGGTATTTTAGATACAATGATTAAAAAAGAAGCTTTAATTTTATTAAGAGAGTTTAATAAATTAGATAGAAGTTTAGGTGGAATTGAGAATATGGAAAGCTTGCCAGATGCTATTTTTATAATAGATATTGGTTTCGAGCATATTGCAGTTAAAGAAGCATGTCGTTTAAAAATACCTATAATAGGAGTGGTAGATACAAATAATAATCCTGATTATGTCAATTATATTATTCCTGGAAATGATGATTCTATGAAAGCCATTGATATTTATGTTAGTTTTATTACTAATGCTATTGTTTCTGAACAAAAGAAAAATTTTGTGGAGAAAGATAAATCTAATTCTTCGTTATTATTATCAAATTCTAGAAAATAACATTTAAGTGTTATATATAACATTATTAATCATAAAGTTTGATATTTTTATTTTTATTTTAAAGTATTTGGAGGTTTTATGGATTTAGATCATGTTAATTTGGTTAAAAAATTGAGGGAATATACAGGAATTAGTATAATGGAATGTAAAAAGTTTCTTATAGAATCTAAATGGGATTTTAAAAAAGCTATAAATAATATTTATAAGTATAGTGAAAATAAAGTTATTAATAAATCTATAAAAAAAACTAAGGAAGGTGTTATTGTTATTAGTAGATCAGAAGATTGTAAAAGTGCAGTAATATTGGAAGTTAATTCTGAAACTGATTTTGTAATAAGAAATGCTTATTTTATGCATTTTGTTATGAAGGTTGCAGATACAGCGTTATTTATTCCAAAAGTATTTAGTGTAATGGATTTAAACAGTGAAAATTTATTAGGTGAATCTATAACAGTGGAGCAAGGTAAAAAAAATCTTATTTTAAAATTAGGAGAAAATATTGAGTTAAATCGTTTGAATAAGATTGTATGTAAGAGTTCTGATCATAGAATTGGATATTATTTACATGGTTTTCGTATTGGTGTTTTAGTTCATTTAAATGGTGGAGATGATTTGATAGCCAAAAATATAGCTATGCATATAGCAGCATGTAATCCTATGGTAATTAGTAAAGATCAGTTTTCTGTTAAAATGATTTCTAAAAAACGTAAGTTGTTTTTAGAACAATCTAAAAAACATGATAAAAATAAATCGGATGATATATATAATAAAATAGTTAGTGGAAAGCTTAATAAGTTTATTAGGGATAATTCGTTATTAGAACAAGTTTATATAAAAGATAATAATTTAAAAGTTAATGATTATTTAAGGGAAAATCATGTTACTGTATTATCTTTTATAAGATTTGAAGTTGGAAATTATGGATTTATGTAAATTTTAATTTTAGATGATTTAGAATAAATTTATTTCTATTTTAGGAGTTTTATATTTAATTGATGGTGATAAAAAAAAATTATGTGCTCAAATATAAAAGAGTTTTATTAAAGTATAGCGGAAAAGCATTATTAGGTAAGAATAGTTTTGGTATAGATTTCAATGCGGTTAATTTTATAAGAGATTCTGTTGTAGGTTTAATTAATATGGGAATTGAAGTTGGTTTAATGATGGGTGGAGGAAATTTTTTTAGAGGATCAGAATTGAGTTGCATTGGTTTTGATCGTATTACAGGAGATCATATTGGTATGCTATCTACTGTATTAAATGCATTAGCTATTCATGGGTCTTTTAAGAAGATTAATGTTCCTTCTTTTTTAATGTCATCTATACCTATTATGGGTATAACTAATTTTTATGATCAAAATCAAGCAATTAATTATTTAAATAAAAAATATGTTGTAATTTTTACGGCAGGGCTTGGCAATCCATTTTTTACTACAGATTCTGCTGCATGTTTAAGGGCTATTGAAGTTAATGCCGATATAATGTTGAAAGCAACAATTGTTGATGGAATTTATTCAGATGATCCTATAAAAAATTCAGAGGCTGTTTTTTATAAATTTTTAACATATGATAAGATCTTAAAAGATAAATTAAAAATTATGGACACTACTGCTATTTACTTATGTCAAAAATATGATATGCCTTTTCAGGTTTTTAAATTTTCAGATTTTGATATTTTAAAAAAAATTGTACTTGGAGAGCAAGTTGGTACCATCGTAAGTGGTGATTAAAATATGATTATCAATAATATTAAGTCTGATATTATTTGTAAAATGAATAGAATTTTAATTTCTATGCAAGATAGTTTAAAAAAGAATACAATGATTCGTATCAATAGTACTTTATTAAGTAATATTGTTGTTAATTATAATTGTAATAAATTCTTTTTAAAAAAGATTGCTAATATCAGTATTTTAGATTTTAGAACGTTAATTGTGAAGCCTTGGGATAAAAGTTTAGTTAATTTTATTAAAAAATCTATTTTAGATTCCAATTTAGAATTATCTGTAATTGTAAAAAATGGAGATATTTATGTTTATAGTCCATTGTTAACTGAAGAAAGAAGAAAAAAGATAATGATTCATATAAAATCAATAGGAGAGGAGGCAAAAATTTCTATTAGGAATGTTCGTCGTGATATAAATAATTTTTGTAAAACATTAAGTAAATTAAAGAAAATTTCTAAGGATGAGGAACGTTGTTTAGTTAAAAATGTTGTTCAAAAGTTTACTGATTTATATGTATCTAAAGTTAATAAATTAGTTGAAGACAAAAAGAACGAGATTTTAGCTTTTAGAAAGTAAAATTTTTATTTTTATATCTTATTTGTTTATGGGTTAATTTTTTAAAACTTTGTTTAGATTATTTACCTTTATGGGCCTACTAGGATTTGAACCTAGGACCAACGGATTATGAGTCCGCTGCTCTAACCTCTGAGCTATAGGCCCGAAAAATACAATAGTATAGGATACTATTTTATATAAATTAATGAAGAAAGTATATATTTTTTTAGTTAATTTAAAATACAATAAAAAGTATTGATAAAATATTTTATTTTAAAGTAAAAAATTGAGGTTAAATTTTATCATTTTCAAGAAAACTACGTAATTTTTCTGATCTAGATGGATGTCTTAATTTTCGTAAGGCTTTTGCTTCTATTTGTCTAATGCGTTCTCTTGTAACTTCAAATTGTTTTCCAACCTCTTCTAAAGTATGGTCTGTATTCATTTCTATACCAAATCTCATTTTTAATACTTTAGATTCTCTAGGAGTTAAAGTAGATAATATATTTATTGTGGCTTCTCTTAATCCATCTATTGTAGCTTTATCTGATGGAGATTCTATATTATTATCTACTATAAAATCTCCTAGATGTGATTCCTCATCGTCTCCTATTGGAGTTTCCATAGAAATTGGTTCTTTTGCTATTTTTAGTATTTTTCGTATTTTTTCTTCATTTATATCCATTTTTTTTGATAATTCTTCTGGTGTAGCTTCTTTTCCTGTTTCTTGAAGAATTTGTCTAGATATTCTATTAAGTTTATTTATTGTTTCTATCATGTGTACGGGAATTCGTATAGTTCTGGCTTGATCAGCTATAGATCTAGTAATTGCTTGTCTAATCCACCATGTAGCGTATGTAGAAAATTTATAACCTCTTCTATACTCAAATTTATCTACAGCCTTCATCAAACCTATATTTCCTTCTTGAATTAAATCTAAAAATTGTAAACCTCTGTTAGTATATTTTTTAGCAATAGAAATTACTAAACGTAAATTTGCTTCTACCATTTCTTTTTTAGCTTTTTTTGCTTTAGTTTCACCTAATGAAATTTTATTATTTATGTCTTTTATTTCGTTAATTGTAAGTCCATGTAATTTTTCAAGATTAATTAAATGATTTTGAAGAAATTTTATTTTTTCACTGTATTTTGATATTAATTTTAAATCTAATTTTTTAGAATGTGTGTTTATTAATGTATTAATCCAAGTTAAGTTTGTTTCTTCACCTAAAAAAGTATTTATAAATATTTTTTTAGGTATTTTTGCTTTATAAATACATAAGTGCATGATGTTTTTTTCATATTTTTTAATATTGTTTTTAAGTTTTTTAAAATATTGTGTTAAACGATCTACTTGTCTTGTTGTTAGTTTAAATTTTAGGAACCAATTTGACATTGTTTTTATTGAAGATAGAGATTTTTTAGATGTATTTCCGTATTTTTTCAGTGTTTTTATTACATGATTAAATTTTTTTCTCAGTTTATTAAAATATATTTTAGCTTGTTTAGGATTTAATTCTTCTTCCTCTTCTGAATTAATATTATTTTTTACATTATTGTTTTCTGTTGTTTCTTCAGGATTTTGTATTAGAATAAGATCGTTTTGAGGTATGTTATCTATAACTATTTTTTTTATATTAGTGATATTTGATTCTTTTGTTGTTTTTGTATCTAAAAAACCATTTATAAGATCATTTAATTTTATTTCTTCAGATAGAACTTTATCATAATCTATTAATAGTAGTTCTATTGTTTTAGGATAATTTGCTAGTGATTTTAAAATTTGATTTATTCCATCTTCAATTCGTTTGGCTATTTCAATTTCTCCTTGCCGTGTTAATAATTCTACACTTCCCATTTCTCTCATATACATTCTAATTGGATCTGTTGTTCTTCCTGTTTCTGTATCAACTGATGCAATAGCGGCTGCTACTTCTTCTACATCTTCTGGTATTTCTTCTGTTGTTCCTAGTAAAGCAAGTTCATTTTCATTTGGAGATATTTCAAAAACTTTGATATTCATTGATTCTAGCATGTTTATGATGACATCAAAGTGTTCTGGGTCAATAATATTTGGTAGAAAATCATTAATTTGAGAATAAGTAAGATAATTTTGTTCTTTTCCTAATTTAATTACTTTAGTGATTTGAGAATGTTGTTCTTGGTCATTTTTCATAATTTGAAGTATTTTAATAAAATATCGTTTTTAGAATAAAAAAATAATTTGATTATAAACTAGTCGTAATTAGTTGCCAATATTTATATCATTAATAATTTTTAATTTTCTTTGAGTTTTATGTTTTTTTATAATCATATTTTGTAAAAGTGTTCTTTCTGTTTGAGTAAGTTCTTTATTTCGTGATTTTTTAATTAATTTTTCTATTTTAGTTTCTAATTTTTTTTTTTTTAAAATTGCAATGTAATTTTTAATTTTTTGTGAAAAGTTATTCTTTAATGATTCATGTTTCCATGATGCTAATTTAATAAAATATTTAAATAATGAGGTATTTCTCCATTTTTCTAGTAATAATGCGGTATTAATTTTAGGATTTTCATGTATTTGTTTTATAATAATTTTTATTATTGTATTATTATCGGTTAATGAATTTAAGTTTATATTATATTTAGAAATAATTTCTGGATATTGAATCAATAAAGAAATGATATTTAATGTAGGATTTTTTGATTTAATAAAGTTATTTTTTTTATTGTATATATTGATTATTTTGTTATTGTGATTATTGATTAAATATTCTAATCTATTAAAGTCAATTCCTATTTTTTTAGATATTTCTTTTAATAATAACTCTTTATATATTACATCTTGTATTTTTAATATATATGGTTTGATTGCATGTATAAATTTATGTTTCTCTATGATTGAATTTATACTAAAATATTTATAAAAATTTTCTAAAAGATAAATATCTAATGATTTAGAGTTATTTATATAATGAATAAATTTTTTTTTTCCTTCTTTTTGAATAATTTCGTCTGGATCTTGATTGTTTGGTAATGAAGCAAAATAAATATGTAATTCTTTATTTATATGTGATAAACAAATTTTCATTGCATTCCATGATGCTTTTTTTCCTGGTAGATCTCCATCAAAACAAAAGATTATTTTTTTTGTATATTTTTTTAATATTTCTATATGTTTATTTGTTATTGATGTTCCTAATACAGCAACTGTATTTTTAATTTTATTTTGAAATAGAGTGATAACATCAATATATCCTTCCACTATAAGGATAGAATTAATTTTAGTTTGTGTTATTTGATATAATCCATAAAGCTCAAAGCTTTTTTTAAAGAAAGTTGTTTCTGGTGAGTTAATATATTTTGGATTTTGTTTTTTTTCTAAAGCTCTTCCTCCGAAACCTATAACTTTTCCGCAATGGTTGTGTATAGGAAATATAATCCTATTTTGATATCGATCATAGATTTTTTTATTTTTTTTTATAATCATTCCTGTACTGATTAAATCCTTTTGATAAGTTTTGAAGTTATCTATAAGTGTATGAAATCCTTTTGGAGCATATCCTAATTGGTAATATTTTATTGTTTCTATTTTTATATTTCTATTTTTTAAATATTTTATTGCGTTTTTTCCTTTTTTTTCTAATATATTTTGATAAAAAGAATTTATTTTTTCTAGTAAATTATATGTATTTGTAAAATAATAATTTTTATTTTTATTTGGTACGAAATTTACTTTTGTATTAATTTTAGAAATTAGTATTTTAACAGAGTCAGAAAAATTTTTATTAAAATAATTCATAATAAAGTTAATTGCGTTTCCACCTTTTCCACATCCGAAACAATAAAAAAATTGTTTTTTTGTTTCAATTTTAAAAGATGGAGTTTTTTCTTTATGAAACGGACAGTATGCAGTAAAATTATTTCCTATTTTTTTTAAATTTAGGTAATCATTAATTATTTGAACTATATCTATTTGTTTTAATACTATGCTAGCTATGGATTGTGAATCTGTTGGGAACATTATTTTTAGATTGTTCTTTATAAATTTTATTTTTTTAAAATTGAACTTTGTATTATTATTTTTTTAAATAAATTTTATTGATTAAATAACAATAATTATATTAATTTTTTAATATTCTAAATTTTTTAAGTTCATTAAATATTTATTCAATTATGTGATAATTGTGAAAATATAATGTTAATTAGAATGTTTTTTAATATTTTTAACTATTGAAATATTTTATTTTTTTATATTTTTTTATTTTTCTATTATGTTTACTATTTTTTTTAGATTTTTTTGTAAAGAATTCTTCTCTGGTAAGTTTTTTAAAATGTCTTTTTATAGCGGCTGCTTGTTTTCTTTTTCGTTCTGTTGTTGGTTTTTCATAAAATTCTCTTTTACTTAATTCGTTTAAAATTCCAGATTTTTCACATAATCGTTTAAAGCGTCTTAGAGCATATTCCAAGTTTTCTCCATCTTTTATACGAATTGTTGGCATTTATTCTCCTAAAAAAATATGGTTGACATATTTTAATTTTATAAGATGTATTTGTCAAATTTTATTTTTTATTATAGATTATAAAAATAATAGCAATAATCATTATTATTTAATATAAATGCGAGTATTAGGGATAGAGTCATCTTGTGATGAAATGGGTATGGCAATTTATGATTCTGAATATGGATTGCTTTCTCATGTATTATATTCACAAATTAAGTTGCATAGTATTTATGGAGGGATAGTTCCAGAATTAGCATCTCGTGATCATATAAAACGTTTGATACCATTAATGGATGAAGTTTTATTGAAAGCAAAATTAAAAATAACCGATATTGATGCTATAGCATATACTGCTGGTCCTGGTTTGGTTGGTTCTTTATTAGTAGGAGCTTGTTTTGCAAAGAGTTTAGCTTATTCATTGAATAAACCTTCTTTAGCAATTAATCATTTAGAAGCACATTTATTATCGGTTAAACTTGATTATCCAAATCTTGATTTTCCGTTTTTAGGATTATTAGTATCTGGTGGTCATACTCAATTGATTGAAGTATATTCATTAGGTAATTATTGTTTATTAGGAAATACATTAGATGATTCTGTTGGAGAAGTTTTTGATAAAATAGCTAGAATGATGGGTATTATGTATCCAGGTGGTTCTGTTTTAGCTGAAATTGCGGATTCTTTTAACAAAGATAGAGATATTATTAGAGATAATGATTTATTTTTTAAAAAGTTTCCTAGGCCAATGATTTATAAGTCTGGATTAGATTTTAGTTTTAGTGGATTAAAAACGTATGCAGTTAAAGTTTGGAATAAAAGTGATAAGGATGAAAAAGCAAAAAAAAATATAGCTAAATTATTTCAAGATGCTGTTATAGATACGATTGTTATTAAATGCAAAAGAGCTATAAAAAAAACTTTAAATAGTAAATTAGTTGTTGTAGGAGGTGTAAGTGCCAACAGAGCGCTCAGAGAGGCATTGACAATATTAATGAAAAAATTAAATGGTGATGTATTTTTTCCTAGATTAGAGTATTGTACAGATAATGGTGCTATGGTTGCTTATATAGGATGTCAGTATTTTTTGAAAGGAATCCATGATTGTGATCTTTCTATATCAGTTAATCCTAGATGGTCTATTTTGAATAGTTGTTGTATATAAAAAATAAATAATTATTATATATTGATAATATAAAAAATATATTTTACCGAGAACGGGATTTGAACCCGTAAAGTTATTAATAACTACTAGATTTTGAGTCTAGCGCGTTTTCCAGTTTCGCCATCTCGGTTTTAATTTTTTATTTTTATTATTCTTACGTTTTGTTTTTATTGATATATATATTTTATGTATTTTTATTAAAATTTTTATAGAAATTTCTTGATAATATTTTAGATAATCCAATATATTTTTCCGGATTTAGTTTGTTTAATTTATTTTTTATTTTAATTGGTAGATTTAAATTTTGAATAATTTTTTTTATATTGTTTTTATCAATTGTTTTTCCTCTCGTTGTTTTTTTTATTTTTTCGTAAGCGTTTGGTATTTTATATTTTCTCATTACAGTTTGTATTGCTTCAGACATTATTTTCCAATTATTGTTTAAATCTTTTTTTATTATACTACGGTTGATTAAAATTTTTTTATTTCCTTTAATGATTGATTTATAAGCAATTATTGTATGAGAAAAAGGAACTCCTATATTTCGTAATACTGTAGATCCTGATAAATCACGTTGTAACCTTGATTTTGTTAGTTTATTTGCAAAGTATGTAAATAACGCATTAGATAAACTGAGATTTCCTTCTGCATTTTCAAATTCTATTGGATTATTTTTATGTGGCATTGTAGAAGAACCTGTTTCTTTTGAAAAGATTTTTAAGGAAAAATAGTTTATTGATACGTAATACCATATATCTCTTGTATAATCAAGTAAGATATTGTTGATTCGTGTCATTAGATGGCATAGTTCTGCTATGTTATCATGTGGTTCTATTTGTGTTGTATAATTATTAAATGGGAGTTTAAACGAATTAATAAATTTTTTGCAATGTTTTATCCAGTTTATTTTGGGAAAGGCAATAATATGTGCATTGTAATTTCCTACAGCTCCATTAAATTTTGCTGACAAATATATTTTAGATAATTGATTTTTTTGGTATTCTAGTCTAGATAAGAATACTACCATCTCTTTTCCTATTGTTGTTGTTGATGCTGGTTGCCCATGTGTTCTAGATAGCATTGGTATATTGTCGTATTTTTTTGCTAATGTTACTATACTGTCAATAGTTTTAGATAAGACAGGTTGTATAACATATTGTATAGCATCTTTTATCATTATTGTATAGGAAAGATTGTTTATATCTTCTGATGTGCATGCAAAATGGATATACGGTGTATATTGTTGTAATACTTTAGATTTCTTAAATTTATCTATTAAATAGTATTCTATTGCTTTTACATCATGATTTGTTTTTTTTTCATAATTTTTTATTTTTTTTGCTTCAGATTCATTAAAATTACTTAGTATTTTTTTTAGATATTTTTGTTCTTTGTCATTTAATTTATTTAAATTTTTAATTTTTTTGTTGTTTATTAAGGATTTTAACCAGTAAATTTCTATTTTTAATCTATGATATATTAGAGAGAACTCGCTAAAATAAGTTTTTAGTATTTTTGTTTTTTTTGAATATCTACCGTCTATTGGGGATATAGAATGTAAATTGAATGATTTCATTATTTATTCTAATTTTTATTAGGTTAGAATAATTTATAATTATAAATTATTTTTTAATAAAAATTAAATATATTAGTGTTGATTAACAATTTTATTAATATTTAAAATCTTTATTTTTATGTTTTTTTACTTATCAGAATATGATAATTTATAATTTTACATAAAATAATAGTGTTTTTATATTTCTTATGTTTTGTATTGTTTTTGCAGGAGGAGGCAGTGCTGGGCATATTTTTCCAAATATAGCAATTATAGAATCATTAAAAAATGATAGTAATTGTAAAATACATTATTTTGGTTTAGATAAAAAAATGGATAAATATTTGATGTCATTCTTTCCATTTGTTTCGTATCATTATGTAGTAAGTGGAAAATTAAGACGTTATTTTAGTTGGAAAAATTTTATAGATATAATAAAAGTTTTATTTGGAATAATTCAAACGTTTTTTAAATTTAGAAAAATGAAAGTTAATATTGTTTTTTCAAAAGGTGGTTTTGCTTCTTTTCCTGTAATTATTGCAGCATGGTTAAATAATATTCCTGTAATTTTACATGAGTCTGATATAACTTTAGGTTTATCTAATCGGCTAAGTTTGCCTTTTGTAACATCTGTATGTTTATCAATGAATTTAAAAAAGAAATATTTATTTTTAAAAAATAAAAAAATATTTATTACGGGTATTCCTATTAGATCTTCTATATTTCGTGGATTAAAATCTAAAGGTTTATCTTTTTGTGGCTTTAATGATAGTATTCCTTGTATATTAATAGTTGGTGGAAGTCAGGGTTCTTTAATTTTAAATTCTATTATAAGAAAATCATTACATTTATTTTGTGTAAAATATCAAATAATTCATTTATGTGGATTTAATAATTTAGATTTATCTTTTTTTTATAGGAAAAATTATTTTCAAATTGAGTTTGCTAATGAAATTTTTTCGGATTTACTAGCAGCAAGTGATATTGTGATATCAAGAGCTGGTGCGAATATTATTTATGAAATTCTTTCTCTAGGTAAACCAAATATTTTAATACCATTATCTAAAAATGCTAGTCGTGGAGAACAAATTGACAATGCTTTTTATTTTAAAAAAAAAGGAGTTAGTGTAGTTTTAGATGAAGATACTGTAACTGCAGAAAGTCTTTTATTGTGGGTTAATAGATTATATGTAAAACGAAAAGATATTAAAAAGAAGATAAAGTCTTTATTTATTAATTCTTCTGTTGAAAAAATAATAAATATTATTAAAAATGAAATAAAATAAAATATTATTTATAATTTGTGAAAAAAAATTAAATTTTGTTTTTTTATTTTAAAACAATTTTATAGACTAATTATTGATATTATTTTACAATTTTTATTGTTTTATACAAATATTAAATATGAAAGTGATATATATTAATATATTGATTATACATTATATATTTATATGTATAAGGGATATATAAAAAGAATATTGGAATTATTCTAATATGTCTATTGATTCAATTTAAAAAAAAATAAATGTAGGTCTCATAAAAGGTTTTAAAAATATTTTTTTGGTGATATTATCTTAAGTATTTCGAATTATTATTTATCAGATATTTTTTAATTTTGCTTATTTATAGGTAAGCATAGAGTTTATTATGTTAAGGAAGTTAAGAGGTATTTTTTCTAATGATTTATCAATTGATTTAGGAACTGCTAATACTTTAATTTATGTTAAAGGAAAAGGCATAGTTTTAAATGAACCTTCAGTAGTAGCGTTGAGAATTAAAGATGGACAGAAAAGAATTGCTGCTGTTGGAGTGTCAGCAAAGTCTATGTTAGGAAGAACTCCAAGTAATATTATTGCAATAAGACCAATGAAAGATGGTGTAATTGCTGATTTTTTTGTAACAGAAAAAATGTTACAACATTTCATTAATAAAATCCATGAAAATAAGTTTATTAGGCCTAGTCCTAGAGTTCTTGTATGTGTTCCTTGTGGATCTACTCAAGTTGAACGAAGGGCTATTCGTGAATCTGCTATTGGTGCTGGGGCTAGAGAAGTTTTTCTTATTGAAGAGCCTATGGCTGCAGCATTAGGCTCTGGAATGCCGGTGGATGAGGCTAATGGATCTATGGTAGTAGATATTGGTGGGGGTACAACAGAGGTAGCAATTATTTCTTTAAATGGAATTGTGTATCATAATTCAGTTAGGATTGGTGGTGATAAGTTTGATGATTCTATTATTTCATATGTTCGTAGGAATTACGGTACATTAATTGGAGAAACTATGGCTGAAAAGATAAAACATGAAATTGGTTTAGCTTT is drawn from Candidatus Legionella polyplacis and contains these coding sequences:
- the purB gene encoding adenylosuccinate lyase — encoded protein: MKSFNLHSISPIDGRYSKKTKILKTYFSEFSLIYHRLKIEIYWLKSLINNKKIKNLNKLNDKEQKYLKKILSNFNESEAKKIKNYEKKTNHDVKAIEYYLIDKFKKSKVLQQYTPYIHFACTSEDINNLSYTIMIKDAIQYVIQPVLSKTIDSIVTLAKKYDNIPMLSRTHGQPASTTTIGKEMVVFLSRLEYQKNQLSKIYLSAKFNGAVGNYNAHIIAFPKINWIKHCKKFINSFKLPFNNYTTQIEPHDNIAELCHLMTRINNILLDYTRDIWYYVSINYFSLKIFSKETGSSTMPHKNNPIEFENAEGNLSLSNALFTYFANKLTKSRLQRDLSGSTVLRNIGVPFSHTIIAYKSIIKGNKKILINRSIIKKDLNNNWKIMSEAIQTVMRKYKIPNAYEKIKKTTRGKTIDKNNIKKIIQNLNLPIKIKNKLNKLNPEKYIGLSKILSRNFYKNFNKNT
- a CDS encoding rod shape-determining protein yields the protein MLRKLRGIFSNDLSIDLGTANTLIYVKGKGIVLNEPSVVALRIKDGQKRIAAVGVSAKSMLGRTPSNIIAIRPMKDGVIADFFVTEKMLQHFINKIHENKFIRPSPRVLVCVPCGSTQVERRAIRESAIGAGAREVFLIEEPMAAALGSGMPVDEANGSMVVDIGGGTTEVAIISLNGIVYHNSVRIGGDKFDDSIISYVRRNYGTLIGETMAEKIKHEIGLAFPNRDILEISVRGRNLTEGIPCSFILNSSEIFDALREPILGIVRAVRSVLESTPPELAGDIAEYGMVLTGGGALLKNIDILLMEETGIPVSIAEDPLTCVVRGGGKVLETMDFYENYFLSIE
- a CDS encoding UDP-N-acetylglucosamine--N-acetylmuramyl-(pentapeptide) pyrophosphoryl-undecaprenol N-acetylglucosamine transferase → MFCIVFAGGGSAGHIFPNIAIIESLKNDSNCKIHYFGLDKKMDKYLMSFFPFVSYHYVVSGKLRRYFSWKNFIDIIKVLFGIIQTFFKFRKMKVNIVFSKGGFASFPVIIAAWLNNIPVILHESDITLGLSNRLSLPFVTSVCLSMNLKKKYLFLKNKKIFITGIPIRSSIFRGLKSKGLSFCGFNDSIPCILIVGGSQGSLILNSIIRKSLHLFCVKYQIIHLCGFNNLDLSFFYRKNYFQIEFANEIFSDLLAASDIVISRAGANIIYEILSLGKPNILIPLSKNASRGEQIDNAFYFKKKGVSVVLDEDTVTAESLLLWVNRLYVKRKDIKKKIKSLFINSSVEKIINIIKNEIK